One segment of Solanum stenotomum isolate F172 chromosome 1, ASM1918654v1, whole genome shotgun sequence DNA contains the following:
- the LOC125863721 gene encoding uncharacterized protein LOC125863721, translated as MKGITKNVSASFLTYHTLSSTFQDVAEEKPDGERKGEGGIRLSPFGLAAYKMQNDVWLNTHTQKDYEKLYDLQNAAGSWLKQLSYSHHDFNFFTAHSNMEHGGYVL; from the exons ATGAAAGGAATTACTAAAAATGTTTCTGCAAGCTTTCTTACCTACCATACATTGTCATCAACTTTCCAAG ATGTTGCAGAAGAGAAACCTGATGGAGAAAGGAAGGGTGAGGGTGGAATTCGTCTTAGTCCATTCGGTTTAGCTGCATACAAGATGCAAAATGATGTATGGCTAAACACTCATACACAAAAGGACTATGAAAAACTATATGATCTTCAAAATGCTGCAGGTTCATGGCTGAAACAGCTTTCTTATAGTCACCATGACTTCAATTTCTTCACCGCGCATTCTAACATGGAGCATGGAGGTTACGTATTATGA